One genomic region from Onychostoma macrolepis isolate SWU-2019 chromosome 23, ASM1243209v1, whole genome shotgun sequence encodes:
- the prkcbp1l gene encoding protein kinase C binding protein 1, like isoform X2 has translation MHPQSLAVEEIKTESDAVDGMEVSMPPKAVPDLGSAEQALVVQKRKAPSPPHSSNGHSPSDTSPSPTKKKKKPGLVNSNKDQPALTTDPVDVVPQDGRNDFYCWVCHREGQVLCCELCPRVYHAKCLKLAAEPEGDWFCPECEKITVAECIETQSKAMTMLNLEQLSYLLKFALQKMKQPGTEPFQKPVSLEQHPDYAEYIFHPMDLCTLEKNIKKKMYGCTEAFLADMKWILHNCIIYNGGNHKLTATAKVIVKICEHEMNEIEVCPECYLSACQKRDNWFCEPCSQPHPLVWAKLKGFPFWPAKALRDKDGQVDARFFGQHDRAWVPINNCYLMSKEIPFSVKKTKSIFNSAMQEMEVYVENVRKKYGVFNYAPFRTPYTPNNQFQMLQDPNNPKKGTVKPEKQDKVKFNFDMTASPKMLLSKAVMSGGAGRRISVTDVPRSPMSTNSSVHTGSDLEQDERGARVSSSHYSGGEDSMDYTASPGSLKTSNSPKPLLPTPVKQERSSGTGGILNLNLDRIKAEMDLKELSETVQQQQQQQGTSVLLTSPKKPTRSLDKTIESCKAQLGINEISDDVYRGVEHSDSDDSDKSDSSESEYMSEDEQKPKNTNHNNSVHKDSKKRPRPPSTQEQDQDAAPSTAGGTPGADKKSSDPQTKEKLSSGEEKDSQEKSKAPQQTQKEKSQPGQDVRPAGSELDVDSDSERELVIDLGEEQGGREKKKAKRETPSAPISTTKDQTGIKTDGKTSASTSISAPSSTDNTSSPFNPGPKDAAASAIKPPATVTTASTTQATSTSAVQAMSAAPVASNMVKKQRPLLPKDSTQPAQRPATWNPAGGKLQTSSQKVQRQQQQGETAPQTVAQSQAQPQTSANNSSTRYQTRQSVKAVQHKDTSPVNVGSGTSASSLAGDFLTPPASADVAADIAKYTTKMMDVIKGTMTEIYNDLSKSTTGNTIAEIRRLRIEIEKLQWLHQQELSEMKHNLELTMAEMRQSLEQERERLVSEVKKQMEVEKQQAVDETKKKQWCANCKKEAIFYCCWNTSYCDYPCQQAHWPEHMKSCTQSATASQQETEAETSSDAAGKPVGQSPKTQPSPTGERTSPANRGPSPSTDNTKGSSSVAVS, from the exons TTTGGCTGTGGAGGAAATAAAGACGGAGTCTGATGCGGTTGATGGGATGGAGGTGTCCATGCCACCCAAAG CGGTCCCTGATCTAGGATCAGCGGAGCAGGCACTGGTTGTGCAGAAGAGGAAAGCACCCAGTCCTCCACATTCCTCAAACGGCCACTCTCCCTCTGACACGTCACCTAGTCCcacaaagaagaagaagaaaccgGGATTAGTCAACAGCAATAAAGACCAA CCCGCACTCACCACAGACCCTGTTGATGTTGTACCGCAGGACGGGCGGAATGACTTCTACTGCTGGGTGTGTCACCGCGAGGGCCAGGTGCTCTGCTGTGAGCTCTGCCCGCGCGTCTATCACGCCAAGTGCCTCAAACTGGCCGCAGAGCCTGAGGGCGACTGGTTCTGTCCAGAGTGCGAG AAAATAACGGTGGCTGAGTGCATAGAGACTCAGAGTAAAGCTATGACCATGCTGAACCTGGAGCAGCTGTCTTACCTGCTGAAGTTTGCTTTGCAGAAAATGAAACAGCCAGGG ACCGAACCGTTTCAGAAGCCAGTGTCACTAGAACAGCACCCGGATTATGCCGAGTATATATTTCACCCCATGGACCTgtgcactctggagaag AATATCAAGAAGAAAATGTACGGTTGCACAGAAGCATTTTTGGCTGACATGAAGTGGATTCTACACAACTGTATCATATATAATGGAG GAAACCATAAGCTAACAGCAACTGCTAAAGTTATTGTCAAGATCTGTGAACATGAG ATGAATGAAATTGAGGTTTGTCCAGAGTGCTACCTGTCTGCCTGTCAGAAGAGGGACAACTGGTTCTGTGAACCTTGT TCTCAGCCTCATCCTTTAGTGTGGGCCAAACTGAAAGGTTTTCCCTTCTGGCCCGCTAAAGCCTTGAGGGACAAGGACGGTCAGGTGGACGCACGCTTCTTTGGCCAGCATGACAG AGCCTGGGTGCCCATAAACAACTGTTACCTCATGTCTAAGGAGATCCCCTTCTCTGTGAAGAAGACCAAAAGCATCTTCAACAGCGCCATGCAAGAAATGGAGGTCTACGTGGAAAACGTGCGCAAGAAATACGGCGTGTTCAACTACGCCCCGTTCCGGACACCTTACACACCCAACAACCAGTTCCAAATGCTGCAGGACCCTAATAACCCTAAAAAAGGCACGGTGAAGCCTGAGAAACAGGACAAAGTCAAGTTCAACTTTGACATGACCGCATCCCCCAAGATGCTCTTGAGTAAGGCAGTGATGTCAGGAGGGGCGGGGCGGCGGATCTCTGTGACGGACGTGCCCAGATCACCAATGAGTACCAACTCCTCAGTCCACACGGGGTCAGACCTCGAGCAGGACGAACGAGGGGCGAGAGTGTCATCGAGTCACTATAGCGGCGGTGAAGACTCAATGGATTACACAG CATCTCCTGGGTCTCTAAAGACAAGCAACAGCCCCAAGCCTCTCCTGCCCACACCGGTTAAACAGGAGAGGAGTTCGGGCACGGGAGGCATCCTTAACCTCAATCTGG ATCGCATTAAAGCTGAAATGGACCTGAAGGAGTTGAGTGAGACTgtacaacagcagcagcagcagcaaggGACGTCGGTTCTTCTCACCTCTCCCAAAAAACCTACTAGGAGTTTGGATAAAACTATAGAGAGCTGCAAAGCTCAGCTGG GAATCAATGAGATCTCAGATGATGTGTACCGCGGTGTTGAGCATAGTGACTCGGACGACTCGGACAAATCTGACTCCAGCGAAAGCGAATACATGTCTGAGGATGAACAGAAGCCTAAGAACACTAACCACAACAACAGTGTCCACAAAGACTCCAAAAAGAGACCCAGACCTCCATCCACTCAAGAACAAGACCAAGACGCTGCCCCATCAACAGCTGGAGGAACACCAGGTGCAGACAAGAAATCCTCAGATCCCCAGACCAAAGAGAAGTTAAGCAGTGGCGAGGAGAAAGACTCCCAGGAGAAGAGCAAAGCCCCGCAGCAGACCCAGAAGGAGAAGTCACAGCCTGGGCAGGACGTTCGGCCTGCTGGATCAGAGCTGGATGTGGACTCTGACTCCGAGCGGGAGCTGGTGATTGACCTCGGTGAAGAACAAGGTGGGAGGGAAAAGAAGAAAGCCAAGCGAGAGACCCCATCAGCCCCCATCTCCACAACTAAAGATCAGACGGGCATTAAAACAGATG GTAAAACTTCTGCATCTACCAGCATATCAGCTCCTTCATCCACAGATAACACTTCATCTCCCTTCAATCCCGGTCCAAAAGATGCAGCCGCATCAGCCATCAAGCCTCCAGCCACCGTCACAACTGCATCTACCACTCAAGCCACCTCCACCTCGGCTGTTCAAGCCATGTCTGCTGCCCCAGTCGCTTCCAATATGGTGAAAAAACAGCGCCCTCTGCTGCCCAAGGATAGCACACAGCCGGCCCAGCGGCCTGCGACGTGGAACCCAGCTGGTGGTAAATTACAGACGTCGTCTCAGAAGGTGCAGAGACAGCAACAACAAGGTGAGACGGCTCCTCAGACAGTGGCGCAGAGCCAAGCGCAGCCCCAGACCTCCGCCAACAACTCCAGCACACGCTACCAGACCAGACAGTCCGTCAAAG CTGTTCAACACAAAGACACCTCACCTGTTAACGTGGGCTCTGGTACGTCTGCTTCCAGTCTGGCTGGAGACTTCCTCACCCCTCCGGCCTCTGCTGATGTCGCCGCTGATATTGCCAAGTACACCACTAAG ATGATGGACGTGATCAAGGGAACAATGACAGAGATATACAATGATCTCTCTAAGAGCACGACGGGGAACACCATTGCAGAG ATCCGGCGGTTGCGGATTGAGATTGAGAAACTCCAGTGGTTGCATCAGCAGGAGCTGTCAGAGATGAAACATAACCTCG agctGACCATGGCTGAAATGAGGCAGAGTCTGGAGCAGGAGAGAGAGCGGCTGGTGTCGGAGGTGAAGAAACAGATGGAGGTGGAGAAACAGCAGGCGGTGGACGAGACAAAGAAGAAGCAGTGGTGTGCCAACTGCAAGAAAGAGGCCATTTTCTACTGCTGCTGGAACACAAGTTACTGCGACTACCCCTGCCAGCAGGCACACTGGCCCGAACACATGAAATCCTGCACGCAGTCAG CCACAGCATCTCAGCAGGAAACTGAAGCAGAAACCAGTTCAGACGCAGCCGGAAAACCTGTAGGACAATCCCCTAAAACCCAACCTTCACCAACCGGAGAAAGAACATCACCCGCAAACCGAGGACCCTCCCCTTCCACGGACAACACTAAAGGCAGCTCCTCCGTGGCTGTCTCATAA
- the prkcbp1l gene encoding protein kinase C binding protein 1, like isoform X6 — MYGCTEAFLADMKWILHNCIIYNGGNHKLTATAKVIVKICEHEMNEIEVCPECYLSACQKRDNWFCEPCSQPHPLVWAKLKGFPFWPAKALRDKDGQVDARFFGQHDRAWVPINNCYLMSKEIPFSVKKTKSIFNSAMQEMEVYVENVRKKYGVFNYAPFRTPYTPNNQFQMLQDPNNPKKGTVKPEKQDKVKFNFDMTASPKMLLSKAVMSGGAGRRISVTDVPRSPMSTNSSVHTGSDLEQDERGARVSSSHYSGGEDSMDYTASPGSLKTSNSPKPLLPTPVKQERSSGTGGILNLNLDRIKAEMDLKELSETVQQQQQQQGTSVLLTSPKKPTRSLDKTIESCKAQLGINEISDDVYRGVEHSDSDDSDKSDSSESEYMSEDEQKPKNTNHNNSVHKDSKKRPRPPSTQEQDQDAAPSTAGGTPGADKKSSDPQTKEKLSSGEEKDSQEKSKAPQQTQKEKSQPGQDVRPAGSELDVDSDSERELVIDLGEEQGGREKKKAKRETPSAPISTTKDQTGIKTDGKTSASTSISAPSSTDNTSSPFNPGPKDAAASAIKPPATVTTASTTQATSTSAVQAMSAAPVASNMVKKQRPLLPKDSTQPAQRPATWNPAGGKLQTSSQKVQRQQQQGETAPQTVAQSQAQPQTSANNSSTRYQTRQSVKAVQHKDTSPVNVGSGTSASSLAGDFLTPPASADVAADIAKYTTKMMDVIKGTMTEIYNDLSKSTTGNTIAEIRRLRIEIEKLQWLHQQELSEMKHNLELTMAEMRQSLEQERERLVSEVKKQMEVEKQQAVDETKKKQWCANCKKEAIFYCCWNTSYCDYPCQQAHWPEHMKSCTQSATASQQETEAETSSDAAGKPVGQSPKTQPSPTGERTSPANRGPSPSTDNTKGSSSVAVS, encoded by the exons ATGTACGGTTGCACAGAAGCATTTTTGGCTGACATGAAGTGGATTCTACACAACTGTATCATATATAATGGAG GAAACCATAAGCTAACAGCAACTGCTAAAGTTATTGTCAAGATCTGTGAACATGAG ATGAATGAAATTGAGGTTTGTCCAGAGTGCTACCTGTCTGCCTGTCAGAAGAGGGACAACTGGTTCTGTGAACCTTGT TCTCAGCCTCATCCTTTAGTGTGGGCCAAACTGAAAGGTTTTCCCTTCTGGCCCGCTAAAGCCTTGAGGGACAAGGACGGTCAGGTGGACGCACGCTTCTTTGGCCAGCATGACAG AGCCTGGGTGCCCATAAACAACTGTTACCTCATGTCTAAGGAGATCCCCTTCTCTGTGAAGAAGACCAAAAGCATCTTCAACAGCGCCATGCAAGAAATGGAGGTCTACGTGGAAAACGTGCGCAAGAAATACGGCGTGTTCAACTACGCCCCGTTCCGGACACCTTACACACCCAACAACCAGTTCCAAATGCTGCAGGACCCTAATAACCCTAAAAAAGGCACGGTGAAGCCTGAGAAACAGGACAAAGTCAAGTTCAACTTTGACATGACCGCATCCCCCAAGATGCTCTTGAGTAAGGCAGTGATGTCAGGAGGGGCGGGGCGGCGGATCTCTGTGACGGACGTGCCCAGATCACCAATGAGTACCAACTCCTCAGTCCACACGGGGTCAGACCTCGAGCAGGACGAACGAGGGGCGAGAGTGTCATCGAGTCACTATAGCGGCGGTGAAGACTCAATGGATTACACAG CATCTCCTGGGTCTCTAAAGACAAGCAACAGCCCCAAGCCTCTCCTGCCCACACCGGTTAAACAGGAGAGGAGTTCGGGCACGGGAGGCATCCTTAACCTCAATCTGG ATCGCATTAAAGCTGAAATGGACCTGAAGGAGTTGAGTGAGACTgtacaacagcagcagcagcagcaaggGACGTCGGTTCTTCTCACCTCTCCCAAAAAACCTACTAGGAGTTTGGATAAAACTATAGAGAGCTGCAAAGCTCAGCTGG GAATCAATGAGATCTCAGATGATGTGTACCGCGGTGTTGAGCATAGTGACTCGGACGACTCGGACAAATCTGACTCCAGCGAAAGCGAATACATGTCTGAGGATGAACAGAAGCCTAAGAACACTAACCACAACAACAGTGTCCACAAAGACTCCAAAAAGAGACCCAGACCTCCATCCACTCAAGAACAAGACCAAGACGCTGCCCCATCAACAGCTGGAGGAACACCAGGTGCAGACAAGAAATCCTCAGATCCCCAGACCAAAGAGAAGTTAAGCAGTGGCGAGGAGAAAGACTCCCAGGAGAAGAGCAAAGCCCCGCAGCAGACCCAGAAGGAGAAGTCACAGCCTGGGCAGGACGTTCGGCCTGCTGGATCAGAGCTGGATGTGGACTCTGACTCCGAGCGGGAGCTGGTGATTGACCTCGGTGAAGAACAAGGTGGGAGGGAAAAGAAGAAAGCCAAGCGAGAGACCCCATCAGCCCCCATCTCCACAACTAAAGATCAGACGGGCATTAAAACAGATG GTAAAACTTCTGCATCTACCAGCATATCAGCTCCTTCATCCACAGATAACACTTCATCTCCCTTCAATCCCGGTCCAAAAGATGCAGCCGCATCAGCCATCAAGCCTCCAGCCACCGTCACAACTGCATCTACCACTCAAGCCACCTCCACCTCGGCTGTTCAAGCCATGTCTGCTGCCCCAGTCGCTTCCAATATGGTGAAAAAACAGCGCCCTCTGCTGCCCAAGGATAGCACACAGCCGGCCCAGCGGCCTGCGACGTGGAACCCAGCTGGTGGTAAATTACAGACGTCGTCTCAGAAGGTGCAGAGACAGCAACAACAAGGTGAGACGGCTCCTCAGACAGTGGCGCAGAGCCAAGCGCAGCCCCAGACCTCCGCCAACAACTCCAGCACACGCTACCAGACCAGACAGTCCGTCAAAG CTGTTCAACACAAAGACACCTCACCTGTTAACGTGGGCTCTGGTACGTCTGCTTCCAGTCTGGCTGGAGACTTCCTCACCCCTCCGGCCTCTGCTGATGTCGCCGCTGATATTGCCAAGTACACCACTAAG ATGATGGACGTGATCAAGGGAACAATGACAGAGATATACAATGATCTCTCTAAGAGCACGACGGGGAACACCATTGCAGAG ATCCGGCGGTTGCGGATTGAGATTGAGAAACTCCAGTGGTTGCATCAGCAGGAGCTGTCAGAGATGAAACATAACCTCG agctGACCATGGCTGAAATGAGGCAGAGTCTGGAGCAGGAGAGAGAGCGGCTGGTGTCGGAGGTGAAGAAACAGATGGAGGTGGAGAAACAGCAGGCGGTGGACGAGACAAAGAAGAAGCAGTGGTGTGCCAACTGCAAGAAAGAGGCCATTTTCTACTGCTGCTGGAACACAAGTTACTGCGACTACCCCTGCCAGCAGGCACACTGGCCCGAACACATGAAATCCTGCACGCAGTCAG CCACAGCATCTCAGCAGGAAACTGAAGCAGAAACCAGTTCAGACGCAGCCGGAAAACCTGTAGGACAATCCCCTAAAACCCAACCTTCACCAACCGGAGAAAGAACATCACCCGCAAACCGAGGACCCTCCCCTTCCACGGACAACACTAAAGGCAGCTCCTCCGTGGCTGTCTCATAA
- the prkcbp1l gene encoding protein kinase C binding protein 1, like isoform X5: MHPQSLAVEEIKTESDAVDGMEVSMPPKAVPDLGSAEQALVVQKRKAPSPPHSSNGHSPSDTSPSPTKKKKKPGLVNSNKDQCELRHGPFYYVKQPALTTDPVDVVPQDGRNDFYCWVCHREGQVLCCELCPRVYHAKCLKLAAEPEGDWFCPECEKITVAECIETQSKAMTMLNLEQLSYLLKFALQKMKQPGTEPFQKPVSLEQHPDYAEYIFHPMDLCTLEKNIKKKMYGCTEAFLADMKWILHNCIIYNGGNHKLTATAKVIVKICEHEMNEIEVCPECYLSACQKRDNWFCEPCSQPHPLVWAKLKGFPFWPAKALRDKDGQVDARFFGQHDRAWVPINNCYLMSKEIPFSVKKTKSIFNSAMQEMEVYVENVRKKYGVFNYAPFRTPYTPNNQFQMLQDPNNPKKGTVKPEKQDKVKFNFDMTASPKMLLSKAVMSGGAGRRISVTDVPRSPMSTNSSVHTGSDLEQDERGARVSSSHYSGGEDSMDYTASPGSLKTSNSPKPLLPTPVKQERSSGTGGILNLNLDRIKAEMDLKELSETVQQQQQQQGTSVLLTSPKKPTRSLDKTIESCKAQLGINEISDDVYRGVEHSDSDDSDKSDSSESEYMSEDEQKPKNTNHNNSVHKDSKKRPRPPSTQEQDQDAAPSTAGGTPGADKKSSDPQTKEKLSSGEEKDSQEKSKAPQQTQKEKSQPGQDVRPAGSELDVDSDSERELVIDLGEEQGGREKKKAKRETPSAPISTTKDQTGIKTDGKTSASTSISAPSSTDNTSSPFNPGPKDAAASAIKPPATVTTASTTQATSTSAVQAMSAAPVASNMVKKQRPLLPKDSTQPAQRPATWNPAGGKLQTSSQKVQRQQQQGETAPQTVAQSQAQPQTSANNSSTRYQTRQSVKAVQHKDTSPVNVGSGTSASSLAGDFLTPPASADVAADIAKYTTKMMDVIKGTMTEIYNDLSKSTTGNTIAEIRRLRIEIEKLQWLHQQELSEMKHNLELTMAEMRQSLEQERERLVSEVKKQMEVEKQQAVDETKKKQWCANCKKEAIFYCCWNTSYCDYPCQQAHWPEHMKSCTQSDPFQVRRFH; encoded by the exons TTTGGCTGTGGAGGAAATAAAGACGGAGTCTGATGCGGTTGATGGGATGGAGGTGTCCATGCCACCCAAAG CGGTCCCTGATCTAGGATCAGCGGAGCAGGCACTGGTTGTGCAGAAGAGGAAAGCACCCAGTCCTCCACATTCCTCAAACGGCCACTCTCCCTCTGACACGTCACCTAGTCCcacaaagaagaagaagaaaccgGGATTAGTCAACAGCAATAAAGACCAA TGTGAGCTAAGACATGGTCCCTTTTACTATGTCAAGCAGCCCGCACTCACCACAGACCCTGTTGATGTTGTACCGCAGGACGGGCGGAATGACTTCTACTGCTGGGTGTGTCACCGCGAGGGCCAGGTGCTCTGCTGTGAGCTCTGCCCGCGCGTCTATCACGCCAAGTGCCTCAAACTGGCCGCAGAGCCTGAGGGCGACTGGTTCTGTCCAGAGTGCGAG AAAATAACGGTGGCTGAGTGCATAGAGACTCAGAGTAAAGCTATGACCATGCTGAACCTGGAGCAGCTGTCTTACCTGCTGAAGTTTGCTTTGCAGAAAATGAAACAGCCAGGG ACCGAACCGTTTCAGAAGCCAGTGTCACTAGAACAGCACCCGGATTATGCCGAGTATATATTTCACCCCATGGACCTgtgcactctggagaag AATATCAAGAAGAAAATGTACGGTTGCACAGAAGCATTTTTGGCTGACATGAAGTGGATTCTACACAACTGTATCATATATAATGGAG GAAACCATAAGCTAACAGCAACTGCTAAAGTTATTGTCAAGATCTGTGAACATGAG ATGAATGAAATTGAGGTTTGTCCAGAGTGCTACCTGTCTGCCTGTCAGAAGAGGGACAACTGGTTCTGTGAACCTTGT TCTCAGCCTCATCCTTTAGTGTGGGCCAAACTGAAAGGTTTTCCCTTCTGGCCCGCTAAAGCCTTGAGGGACAAGGACGGTCAGGTGGACGCACGCTTCTTTGGCCAGCATGACAG AGCCTGGGTGCCCATAAACAACTGTTACCTCATGTCTAAGGAGATCCCCTTCTCTGTGAAGAAGACCAAAAGCATCTTCAACAGCGCCATGCAAGAAATGGAGGTCTACGTGGAAAACGTGCGCAAGAAATACGGCGTGTTCAACTACGCCCCGTTCCGGACACCTTACACACCCAACAACCAGTTCCAAATGCTGCAGGACCCTAATAACCCTAAAAAAGGCACGGTGAAGCCTGAGAAACAGGACAAAGTCAAGTTCAACTTTGACATGACCGCATCCCCCAAGATGCTCTTGAGTAAGGCAGTGATGTCAGGAGGGGCGGGGCGGCGGATCTCTGTGACGGACGTGCCCAGATCACCAATGAGTACCAACTCCTCAGTCCACACGGGGTCAGACCTCGAGCAGGACGAACGAGGGGCGAGAGTGTCATCGAGTCACTATAGCGGCGGTGAAGACTCAATGGATTACACAG CATCTCCTGGGTCTCTAAAGACAAGCAACAGCCCCAAGCCTCTCCTGCCCACACCGGTTAAACAGGAGAGGAGTTCGGGCACGGGAGGCATCCTTAACCTCAATCTGG ATCGCATTAAAGCTGAAATGGACCTGAAGGAGTTGAGTGAGACTgtacaacagcagcagcagcagcaaggGACGTCGGTTCTTCTCACCTCTCCCAAAAAACCTACTAGGAGTTTGGATAAAACTATAGAGAGCTGCAAAGCTCAGCTGG GAATCAATGAGATCTCAGATGATGTGTACCGCGGTGTTGAGCATAGTGACTCGGACGACTCGGACAAATCTGACTCCAGCGAAAGCGAATACATGTCTGAGGATGAACAGAAGCCTAAGAACACTAACCACAACAACAGTGTCCACAAAGACTCCAAAAAGAGACCCAGACCTCCATCCACTCAAGAACAAGACCAAGACGCTGCCCCATCAACAGCTGGAGGAACACCAGGTGCAGACAAGAAATCCTCAGATCCCCAGACCAAAGAGAAGTTAAGCAGTGGCGAGGAGAAAGACTCCCAGGAGAAGAGCAAAGCCCCGCAGCAGACCCAGAAGGAGAAGTCACAGCCTGGGCAGGACGTTCGGCCTGCTGGATCAGAGCTGGATGTGGACTCTGACTCCGAGCGGGAGCTGGTGATTGACCTCGGTGAAGAACAAGGTGGGAGGGAAAAGAAGAAAGCCAAGCGAGAGACCCCATCAGCCCCCATCTCCACAACTAAAGATCAGACGGGCATTAAAACAGATG GTAAAACTTCTGCATCTACCAGCATATCAGCTCCTTCATCCACAGATAACACTTCATCTCCCTTCAATCCCGGTCCAAAAGATGCAGCCGCATCAGCCATCAAGCCTCCAGCCACCGTCACAACTGCATCTACCACTCAAGCCACCTCCACCTCGGCTGTTCAAGCCATGTCTGCTGCCCCAGTCGCTTCCAATATGGTGAAAAAACAGCGCCCTCTGCTGCCCAAGGATAGCACACAGCCGGCCCAGCGGCCTGCGACGTGGAACCCAGCTGGTGGTAAATTACAGACGTCGTCTCAGAAGGTGCAGAGACAGCAACAACAAGGTGAGACGGCTCCTCAGACAGTGGCGCAGAGCCAAGCGCAGCCCCAGACCTCCGCCAACAACTCCAGCACACGCTACCAGACCAGACAGTCCGTCAAAG CTGTTCAACACAAAGACACCTCACCTGTTAACGTGGGCTCTGGTACGTCTGCTTCCAGTCTGGCTGGAGACTTCCTCACCCCTCCGGCCTCTGCTGATGTCGCCGCTGATATTGCCAAGTACACCACTAAG ATGATGGACGTGATCAAGGGAACAATGACAGAGATATACAATGATCTCTCTAAGAGCACGACGGGGAACACCATTGCAGAG ATCCGGCGGTTGCGGATTGAGATTGAGAAACTCCAGTGGTTGCATCAGCAGGAGCTGTCAGAGATGAAACATAACCTCG agctGACCATGGCTGAAATGAGGCAGAGTCTGGAGCAGGAGAGAGAGCGGCTGGTGTCGGAGGTGAAGAAACAGATGGAGGTGGAGAAACAGCAGGCGGTGGACGAGACAAAGAAGAAGCAGTGGTGTGCCAACTGCAAGAAAGAGGCCATTTTCTACTGCTGCTGGAACACAAGTTACTGCGACTACCCCTGCCAGCAGGCACACTGGCCCGAACACATGAAATCCTGCACGCAGTCAG ATCCTTTTCAAGTTAGGAGGTTTCATTGA